The following proteins are co-located in the Aggregatibacter aphrophilus ATCC 33389 genome:
- a CDS encoding CYTH domain-containing protein has translation MHDEIELKLAAENIQVEQLTSILAQFNVIEHQKAFLVNTYYDTADGYFTRHNMGLRVRQKGNDYTLTLKTDGKVSGGLHVRPEYNVTLPNAEPNLAALTEQYELLLETTAPLKAIFSTDFERQMWLIQASPTSQIEVAVDLGNVIVGEKQQVISEIEFEIKEGGLAPFFAFVAGFLQRYQGKVHFYSMSKAKRGYQLAQGTAPKASDWIERWRSFLHTEKYAKKTSEKLTALLRYEQDLIEETLALGVDFFATDFIKTVERVGAFFNLAHYYDDNKNLLEMALNEQVAANHHYALENVLMELTEANAQLFAHIREIIRLHSETKDNALAMNKLFDLIQTPQYAQRMLHLMTLTLGE, from the coding sequence ATGCATGATGAAATTGAATTAAAACTGGCTGCAGAAAATATTCAGGTTGAACAATTAACGTCGATTTTGGCGCAATTTAATGTAATTGAGCACCAAAAAGCCTTCTTGGTTAACACTTATTATGATACGGCTGATGGGTATTTTACTCGCCATAATATGGGGTTACGTGTTCGACAAAAAGGCAATGATTATACGTTAACACTAAAAACTGACGGCAAGGTGTCGGGCGGTTTGCACGTTCGTCCCGAATATAATGTGACGTTGCCGAATGCCGAGCCGAATTTGGCCGCGTTAACCGAACAATATGAATTATTGTTAGAGACAACGGCTCCGCTAAAAGCGATTTTTAGCACGGATTTTGAACGTCAGATGTGGTTGATTCAGGCTTCGCCGACAAGCCAAATTGAAGTGGCTGTTGATTTGGGCAATGTTATTGTTGGTGAAAAACAGCAGGTCATTAGCGAAATTGAATTTGAAATTAAAGAAGGTGGATTGGCGCCATTTTTTGCCTTTGTGGCGGGTTTTCTACAGCGTTATCAAGGCAAAGTGCATTTTTATTCCATGAGCAAAGCCAAACGGGGGTATCAACTGGCGCAGGGCACAGCACCGAAAGCTTCAGATTGGATCGAACGTTGGCGCAGCTTTTTGCATACGGAAAAATACGCCAAAAAAACATCGGAAAAACTGACCGCACTTTTGCGTTACGAACAAGATTTAATCGAAGAAACGTTGGCGTTGGGTGTGGATTTTTTTGCTACCGATTTTATTAAAACCGTTGAGCGTGTCGGCGCCTTTTTTAATTTGGCACATTATTATGACGACAACAAAAATCTCTTAGAAATGGCGCTCAATGAACAGGTTGCAGCAAATCATCACTACGCGTTGGAAAATGTGTTGATGGAATTGACTGAGGCCAACGCGCAATTATTTGCGCACATTCGCGAGATTATTCGCTTACATAGCGAAACGAAAGACAACGCGTTAGCAATGAATAAATTGTTCGATCTTATCCAAACGCCACAGTATGCACAGCGTATGCTTCATCTGATGACGTTAACTCTCGGTGAATAA
- a CDS encoding TIGR00153 family protein: MAMNNILGLFAHSPLKPLQKHSNKVTECCELLVPFFEATFVADWNKAEQIRLDISAHERQADALKREIRLKLPRGLFMPIDRTDLLELVTQQDKLANFAKDIAGRMVGRQFGIPQEMQAEFMSYVKRSLDATEQAHKVIEEMDQLLETGFKGRELNFVNQMINSLDSIEDDTDQMQIKLRKMLFDIEDQYNPIDVMFLYKIIEWVGVLADQAQRVGSRIELMLARS, encoded by the coding sequence ATGGCAATGAATAATATCCTAGGATTATTCGCCCACTCCCCTTTAAAACCCCTCCAAAAACATTCCAACAAAGTTACCGAATGTTGTGAACTGTTAGTCCCTTTCTTTGAAGCAACTTTCGTCGCCGACTGGAATAAAGCGGAACAAATTCGTTTAGACATTTCCGCCCATGAACGCCAAGCCGATGCTTTAAAACGGGAAATCCGTTTGAAATTACCACGCGGTTTATTCATGCCGATTGATCGTACGGATTTATTGGAATTAGTGACTCAACAAGACAAATTGGCCAACTTTGCCAAAGACATTGCCGGACGTATGGTGGGCCGCCAATTCGGCATTCCGCAAGAAATGCAAGCGGAATTTATGAGCTATGTAAAACGCAGTTTAGATGCAACCGAACAAGCTCATAAAGTCATTGAAGAAATGGATCAATTATTAGAAACCGGTTTCAAAGGTCGTGAATTAAACTTCGTGAATCAAATGATTAATTCACTTGATAGCATCGAAGACGATACCGACCAAATGCAAATTAAATTAAGAAAAATGCTGTTTGACATTGAAGATCAATACAACCCGATCGACGTCATGTTTTTATACAAAATCATCGAATGGGTCGGCGTATTGGCCGATCAAGCACAACGTGTCGGCTCACGCATTGAACTCATGCTGGCGCGTTCATAA
- a CDS encoding inorganic phosphate transporter: MELLSQYGSLLIIITAVFGFFMAFGVGANDVSNAMGTSVGSGTITPKQAIIIAMIFEAAGAYLAGGEVTETIKSGIIDTTQFINQPEVLVFGMMAALFASGAWLLIASKMGWPVSTTHSIIGAVVGFSCVTAGFHSVDWSNIKNIVGSWFITPVIAGLLAYAIFISTQKLIFDTESPLKNAQKYGPYYMGLTIFILCIVTLTKGLKHVGSNLSGTENILLSLVISLFGIVYCYFYFRSNKFKFKMLEGGAFGGVEKVFSILMLMTACAMAFAHGSNDVANAIGPLSAVVAIIESDGQIINNAPLAWWILPLGASGIMVGLIVMGYKVMATIGTGITDLTPSRGFAAQFATAMTVVVASGTGLPISTTQTLVGAVLGIGFARGIAAINLTVIRNIFVSWVVTLPAGALFSIIIYYLLQTVFN, from the coding sequence ATGGAATTACTCTCTCAATACGGCTCGTTATTAATTATCATTACGGCCGTTTTCGGCTTTTTCATGGCCTTTGGTGTTGGTGCCAACGATGTTTCAAACGCAATGGGAACATCCGTTGGCTCAGGCACAATCACGCCAAAACAAGCGATTATTATTGCAATGATTTTTGAAGCCGCCGGGGCGTATTTAGCCGGTGGCGAAGTTACCGAAACCATTAAAAGCGGTATTATTGACACCACCCAATTTATCAACCAACCAGAAGTGTTGGTTTTCGGCATGATGGCCGCCCTATTTGCTTCCGGCGCATGGTTATTAATCGCCTCTAAAATGGGGTGGCCGGTATCCACTACTCACTCAATTATCGGCGCTGTCGTCGGTTTCTCTTGCGTCACTGCAGGCTTTCACTCTGTAGATTGGAGCAACATCAAAAATATCGTAGGAAGTTGGTTTATCACACCGGTCATTGCCGGTCTTTTGGCTTACGCGATTTTTATCAGTACGCAAAAACTGATTTTTGACACGGAAAGCCCGCTTAAAAATGCACAAAAATACGGTCCATATTACATGGGACTAACCATTTTTATTTTGTGTATCGTGACTTTAACCAAAGGGTTAAAACACGTTGGGTCAAACTTGAGCGGTACAGAAAATATACTGCTTTCATTGGTCATCAGCCTTTTCGGTATCGTTTATTGCTATTTCTATTTTCGTAGCAATAAGTTTAAATTTAAAATGCTAGAAGGCGGTGCCTTTGGCGGTGTAGAGAAAGTCTTCAGCATTTTAATGCTCATGACCGCTTGCGCCATGGCATTCGCCCATGGTTCAAACGATGTGGCAAATGCCATCGGCCCGCTTTCTGCCGTAGTAGCCATTATTGAAAGCGACGGTCAAATTATAAATAACGCACCGCTCGCATGGTGGATTCTACCGCTAGGTGCCAGCGGCATTATGGTCGGCCTGATTGTCATGGGATATAAAGTGATGGCCACTATCGGTACAGGGATTACAGATCTGACCCCAAGTCGCGGTTTTGCTGCACAATTTGCTACCGCAATGACCGTTGTCGTGGCATCGGGTACCGGATTACCGATCTCCACCACACAAACCTTGGTGGGGGCAGTATTGGGTATCGGTTTTGCACGCGGTATTGCGGCGATTAACTTGACGGTCATTCGTAATATCTTTGTTTCTTGGGTTGTTACTCTACCGGCAGGCGCGTTATTCTCTATTATTATTTATTATCTATTACAAACTGTTTTCAATTAA
- a CDS encoding TIGR04211 family SH3 domain-containing protein — protein MKKTISYLLALGFLGLGVNVAHAETKYVTENLSTYLRKGAGDQYKIAGAIKSGEAVTVLDQKDRYTLIRDAKNREAWILTNELSNEASSKLENPRLKNQIQELTLKLNRIDGDWQQRTVEMQRRTKQAEQQSSELLEQNSQLKRELEITKNKNRDLEAMLDAGKREIAIQWFIYGGSVLGVGLLIGLILPFIMPKRRRRDGWA, from the coding sequence ATGAAAAAAACAATTAGTTATCTCCTCGCACTCGGCTTTCTCGGTTTAGGCGTCAATGTAGCCCACGCAGAAACCAAATACGTTACAGAAAACCTATCTACTTATTTACGCAAAGGTGCCGGTGATCAATATAAAATTGCTGGAGCAATTAAATCGGGTGAAGCGGTAACCGTACTTGATCAAAAAGATCGATACACCTTAATCCGTGATGCTAAAAACCGCGAAGCCTGGATTCTTACCAACGAACTAAGCAATGAAGCCAGCAGCAAATTGGAAAACCCAAGACTCAAAAACCAAATTCAAGAATTAACTCTGAAACTAAATCGGATAGATGGCGACTGGCAACAACGTACGGTAGAAATGCAACGTCGAACCAAACAAGCGGAACAACAAAGCAGTGAATTATTAGAACAAAATTCTCAACTAAAACGCGAATTAGAAATCACTAAAAATAAAAATCGCGATTTAGAAGCCATGCTTGATGCCGGCAAACGCGAAATTGCTATTCAATGGTTTATTTACGGCGGTTCCGTGTTGGGTGTCGGCTTATTAATCGGCTTAATTCTACCGTTTATCATGCCAAAACGCCGTCGTCGTGATGGTTGGGCATAA